A genomic window from Candidatus Thermoplasmatota archaeon includes:
- a CDS encoding type II toxin-antitoxin system RelE/ParE family toxin, with protein MSFKVFLHPKSASSPSKLDRATRKRIESKPRELETHPERGKRLRYSDFWILRIGDHRAIYEIDEEKNRVVVLFIGHRENVYDDFSKLF; from the coding sequence ATGAGTTTCAAGGTCTTCCTTCACCCGAAATCCGCCAGTTCCCCGTCGAAGTTGGACAGGGCGACAAGGAAGAGGATAGAGAGCAAACCAAGGGAATTGGAGACCCACCCGGAGAGAGGCAAGCGATTGAGGTATTCCGATTTCTGGATCCTGAGGATCGGAGACCACAGGGCGATTTACGAGATCGATGAGGAGAAGAACAGGGTGGTCGTGCTGTTCATCGGACACAGAGAGAACGTCTACGATGACTTCTCGAAGCTGTTCTGA
- a CDS encoding ribbon-helix-helix domain-containing protein codes for MVQIQVRVPEEVVEGIDRWVAKGRFRSRSDAIKTILALYEERQRTREFYKMLVERSREAREKPEILVPLEETE; via the coding sequence ATGGTTCAGATCCAAGTGAGGGTGCCAGAGGAAGTGGTCGAAGGGATAGACCGCTGGGTGGCCAAGGGCAGGTTCAGAAGCAGAAGCGATGCGATCAAGACCATTCTCGCCCTGTACGAGGAACGCCAGAGGACCCGGGAGTTCTACAAGATGCTGGTGGAGAGAAGCCGAGAGGCGAGGGAGAAGCCTGAGATCCTCGTGCCTCTTGAGGAAACCGAATGA